ATTCTTCACCTAAATTTTGTTAGATTTGGTGATTATCATTCAACAGAAAGATTGTTATCAAGCTGTGAATTTCTCGAAGAATTAACTCTCAAAAATTGTGCATTGTATACTAGGGGTCATGTAACTATTTCTTTAGGACAACTCAAAGTGCTAATAATAAAAAATTGTAATGTTAGCAATGGTTTCTTTGAGATTGAAGCCCCGAATTTGGCATATTTAATATACGATAGCATTGCTGGTGTGAAAATTGTTCCTTTGTGGAAACATTCATGCTCTCTTGTCGAGGCAAAACTACACTTTGACTGTCACGCAGATGACAGCCGTTCACTCGAGGATCACCGTGATATCTTAAGAGCTGCTGCCTTTAAGACCACAGAATTACATCTTCGACCCAACTCAGTGGAGGTTTGTGTGTATATAGATATAGCTCAAAATTGTTTCCcacatttttattttcttttaatgaaGTATTTGACTTCATTGAAAATGAAAttaacatatttttcatattgtctTTCATGGTACAGTGTCTTTTTATGATAGGCAATATGGAGCAAGTGCCTGATTTTCCTAGCCTCACAAGAT
This sequence is a window from Silene latifolia isolate original U9 population chromosome 8, ASM4854445v1, whole genome shotgun sequence. Protein-coding genes within it:
- the LOC141595873 gene encoding F-box/FBD/LRR-repeat protein At1g16930-like, whose amino-acid sequence is MMCKTLVKLEMRLCMYRYIQIPPSSWLPSLKILHLNFVRFGDYHSTERLLSSCEFLEELTLKNCALYTRGHVTISLGQLKVLIIKNCNVSNGFFEIEAPNLAYLIYDSIAGVKIVPLWKHSCSLVEAKLHFDCHADDSRSLEDHRDILRAAAFKTTELHLRPNSVECLFMIGNMEQVPDFPSLTRLHLSYFSYDSWKNVKSVLDKSPQLETIVFTADLHDCDRRSSAPPPSESLLPFSCHAKVIDEVNHLCGHERSSLLLLGHLLRNARVLKKLIVRKCHGFDDNGVTTS